Proteins encoded in a region of the Takifugu flavidus isolate HTHZ2018 chromosome 8, ASM371156v2, whole genome shotgun sequence genome:
- the ttll9 gene encoding probable tubulin polyglutamylase TTLL9 isoform X2 — MSKVTPEYRSACDRSKPEDRDGRRSVRYRCNTVNIAQDVLCRRPGWVEAKENEDWDFIWCDLAWIRDNSNHLYMEEHVRINHFRNQFELCRKNLMVKNLKRHRKNLEKDFGHTEASKCDFFPRTFVLPNEYHLCLEEFKRTLGSTWIMKPAGKSQGKGIFLFRKLKEIMDFKKHITRSDEQRDTSQVENFVAQRYIENPYLINGRKFDLRVYVLVTSFVPLKAWLYREGFARFSNTRYSLSTIDDKYMHLTNVAIQKTAPDYDPESVRSSKTTPVCFIAPETCPFSSLLFVLQSLQSVQKVIINDKHCFELYGYDILLDENLKPWLIEVNASPSYVASSREDYEMKFRLLEDTLNVIDVERRLTGKEKRVGGFDLMWNGGPVHRDDVIPATCGSSPFPSNTHLGCVNDREKQLRRLLKPIAVKRGRENIPEKRQ, encoded by the exons ATGTCAAAAGTG ACACCAGAATACAGGAGTGCATGTGACCGTTCAAAACCGGAGGACCG GGATGGAAGAAGAAGTGTGCGCTACAGATGTAACACTGTCAACATCGCACAGGATGTCTTGTGCCGAAGACCAGGCTGGGTAGAAGCTAAAGA GAACGAGGACTGGGACTTCATCTGGTGCGATCTGGCCTGGATCAGGGACAATTCCAATCACTTGTACATGGAGGAACATGTGAGAATCAATCATTTTCGGAATCAGTTTGAG CTTTGCCGCAAAAACCTCATGGTGAAAAACCTCAAAAGACATCGCAAAAACCTGGAAAAGGACTTTGGCCACACGGAAGCATCCAAATGTGACTTTTTCCCCCGCACCTTTGTCCTGCCCAACGAATATCACCTCTGTCTGGAGGAGTTTAAGAGAACCCTCGGCAGCACTTGGATCATGAAACCG GCAGGGAAATCTCAAGGGAAGGGCATTTTCCTCTTCAGGAAACTGAAGGAGATCATGGATTTCAAGAAG CACATCACCCGTTCGGATGAACAGAGAGACACATCTCAAGTGGAAAACTTTGTTGCTCAGCGTTATATAGAAAACCCCTACCTGATCAATG GCAGAAAATTTGACCTGAGGGTTTATGTGCTGGTCACATCT TTTGTTCCGCTAAAGGCCTGGCTGTACCGAGAGGGCTTCGCCCGCTTCTCAAACACACGCTACTCCCTCAGCACCATCGATGATAAAT ACATGCACCTCACCAATGTTGCTATTCAAAAAACTGCTCCAGATTATGACCCGGAATCGGTGCGTAGCTCAAAAACCACACCGGTTTGCTTCATTGCACCTGAAACGTGTCCATTCTCcagtctcctctttgttctccaaAG CCTCCAAAGTGTCCAGAAGGTCATCATAAATGACAAACATTGCTTTGAGCTCTACGGATACGACATTCTCCTGGATGAGAACCTCAAACC ATGGTTAATTGAGGTGAATGCGTCTCCATCCTATGTGGCCAGTAGCCGAGAGGATTACGAAATGAAGTTCCGCCTGTTGGAAGACACTTTGAACGTCATCGATGTGGAGCGGAG GCTAACGGGCAAGGAGAAGAGGGTGGGCGGATTTGATCTCATGTGGAACGGCGGTCCGGTacacagagatgatgtcatACCGGCAACTTGTGGCAGCTCCCCTTTCCCTTCCAACACTCACCTAG GGTGTGTGAATgacagagagaagcagctcCGTCGCCTTCTCAAACCAATCGCAGTAAAAAGAGGACGTGAGAACATTCCGGAAAAGCGTCAGTAA
- the ttll9 gene encoding probable tubulin polyglutamylase TTLL9 isoform X1 has translation MSKVTPEYRSACDRSKPEDRDGRRSVRYRCNTVNIAQDVLCRRPGWVEAKENEDWDFIWCDLAWIRDNSNHLYMEEHVRINHFRNQFELCRKNLMVKNLKRHRKNLEKDFGHTEASKCDFFPRTFVLPNEYHLCLEEFKRTLGSTWIMKPAGKSQGKGIFLFRKLKEIMDFKKHITRSDEQRDTSQVENFVAQRYIENPYLINGRKFDLRVYVLVTSFVPLKAWLYREGFARFSNTRYSLSTIDDKYMHLTNVAIQKTAPDYDPESVRKWTVQHLRRYLTAKHGRARVGTLFEDIDNIFVCSLQSVQKVIINDKHCFELYGYDILLDENLKPWLIEVNASPSYVASSREDYEMKFRLLEDTLNVIDVERRLTGKEKRVGGFDLMWNGGPVHRDDVIPATCGSSPFPSNTHLGCVNDREKQLRRLLKPIAVKRGRENIPEKRQ, from the exons ATGTCAAAAGTG ACACCAGAATACAGGAGTGCATGTGACCGTTCAAAACCGGAGGACCG GGATGGAAGAAGAAGTGTGCGCTACAGATGTAACACTGTCAACATCGCACAGGATGTCTTGTGCCGAAGACCAGGCTGGGTAGAAGCTAAAGA GAACGAGGACTGGGACTTCATCTGGTGCGATCTGGCCTGGATCAGGGACAATTCCAATCACTTGTACATGGAGGAACATGTGAGAATCAATCATTTTCGGAATCAGTTTGAG CTTTGCCGCAAAAACCTCATGGTGAAAAACCTCAAAAGACATCGCAAAAACCTGGAAAAGGACTTTGGCCACACGGAAGCATCCAAATGTGACTTTTTCCCCCGCACCTTTGTCCTGCCCAACGAATATCACCTCTGTCTGGAGGAGTTTAAGAGAACCCTCGGCAGCACTTGGATCATGAAACCG GCAGGGAAATCTCAAGGGAAGGGCATTTTCCTCTTCAGGAAACTGAAGGAGATCATGGATTTCAAGAAG CACATCACCCGTTCGGATGAACAGAGAGACACATCTCAAGTGGAAAACTTTGTTGCTCAGCGTTATATAGAAAACCCCTACCTGATCAATG GCAGAAAATTTGACCTGAGGGTTTATGTGCTGGTCACATCT TTTGTTCCGCTAAAGGCCTGGCTGTACCGAGAGGGCTTCGCCCGCTTCTCAAACACACGCTACTCCCTCAGCACCATCGATGATAAAT ACATGCACCTCACCAATGTTGCTATTCAAAAAACTGCTCCAGATTATGACCCGGAATCG GTACGCAAGTGGACGGTGCAACATCTCCGACGATACCTCACTGCCAAGCACGGCAGAGCGAGGGTCGGGACACTGTTTGAAGACATCGATAATATTTTTGTGTGCAGCCTCCAAAGTGTCCAGAAGGTCATCATAAATGACAAACATTGCTTTGAGCTCTACGGATACGACATTCTCCTGGATGAGAACCTCAAACC ATGGTTAATTGAGGTGAATGCGTCTCCATCCTATGTGGCCAGTAGCCGAGAGGATTACGAAATGAAGTTCCGCCTGTTGGAAGACACTTTGAACGTCATCGATGTGGAGCGGAG GCTAACGGGCAAGGAGAAGAGGGTGGGCGGATTTGATCTCATGTGGAACGGCGGTCCGGTacacagagatgatgtcatACCGGCAACTTGTGGCAGCTCCCCTTTCCCTTCCAACACTCACCTAG GGTGTGTGAATgacagagagaagcagctcCGTCGCCTTCTCAAACCAATCGCAGTAAAAAGAGGACGTGAGAACATTCCGGAAAAGCGTCAGTAA
- the ttll9 gene encoding probable tubulin polyglutamylase TTLL9 isoform X3, with amino-acid sequence MSKVTPEYRSACDRSKPEDRDGRRSVRYRCNTVNIAQDVLCRRPGWVEAKENEDWDFIWCDLAWIRDNSNHLYMEEHVRINHFRNQFELCRKNLMVKNLKRHRKNLEKDFGHTEASKCDFFPRTFVLPNEYHLCLEEFKRTLGSTWIMKPAGKSQGKGIFLFRKLKEIMDFKKHITRSDEQRDTSQVENFVAQRYIENPYLINGRKFDLRVYVLVTSFVPLKAWLYREGFARFSNTRYSLSTIDDKYMHLTNVAIQKTAPDYDPESVRKWTVQHLRRYLTAKHGRARVGTLFEDIDNIFVCSLQSVQKVIINDKHCFELYGYDILLDENLKPWLIEVNASPSYVASSREDYEMKFRLLEDTLNVIDVERRMLFSM; translated from the exons ATGTCAAAAGTG ACACCAGAATACAGGAGTGCATGTGACCGTTCAAAACCGGAGGACCG GGATGGAAGAAGAAGTGTGCGCTACAGATGTAACACTGTCAACATCGCACAGGATGTCTTGTGCCGAAGACCAGGCTGGGTAGAAGCTAAAGA GAACGAGGACTGGGACTTCATCTGGTGCGATCTGGCCTGGATCAGGGACAATTCCAATCACTTGTACATGGAGGAACATGTGAGAATCAATCATTTTCGGAATCAGTTTGAG CTTTGCCGCAAAAACCTCATGGTGAAAAACCTCAAAAGACATCGCAAAAACCTGGAAAAGGACTTTGGCCACACGGAAGCATCCAAATGTGACTTTTTCCCCCGCACCTTTGTCCTGCCCAACGAATATCACCTCTGTCTGGAGGAGTTTAAGAGAACCCTCGGCAGCACTTGGATCATGAAACCG GCAGGGAAATCTCAAGGGAAGGGCATTTTCCTCTTCAGGAAACTGAAGGAGATCATGGATTTCAAGAAG CACATCACCCGTTCGGATGAACAGAGAGACACATCTCAAGTGGAAAACTTTGTTGCTCAGCGTTATATAGAAAACCCCTACCTGATCAATG GCAGAAAATTTGACCTGAGGGTTTATGTGCTGGTCACATCT TTTGTTCCGCTAAAGGCCTGGCTGTACCGAGAGGGCTTCGCCCGCTTCTCAAACACACGCTACTCCCTCAGCACCATCGATGATAAAT ACATGCACCTCACCAATGTTGCTATTCAAAAAACTGCTCCAGATTATGACCCGGAATCG GTACGCAAGTGGACGGTGCAACATCTCCGACGATACCTCACTGCCAAGCACGGCAGAGCGAGGGTCGGGACACTGTTTGAAGACATCGATAATATTTTTGTGTGCAGCCTCCAAAGTGTCCAGAAGGTCATCATAAATGACAAACATTGCTTTGAGCTCTACGGATACGACATTCTCCTGGATGAGAACCTCAAACC ATGGTTAATTGAGGTGAATGCGTCTCCATCCTATGTGGCCAGTAGCCGAGAGGATTACGAAATGAAGTTCCGCCTGTTGGAAGACACTTTGAACGTCATCGATGTGGAGCGGAG AATGTTGTTTTCCATGTAG
- the edn3b gene encoding endothelin-3b: MARIFSVLSKVMFFSLLGLFFLQGVFDAVVISEYNPGGLRVSRGAQTGLSLAAAGGSKTRSKRCTCYSYKDKECVYYCHLDIIWINTPERLVPYGMSSYRGPQRIRREVAKTTKDKEAESWRCACARPADPECQRFCQSSSLQRAPVHGLYRVTDPE; encoded by the exons ATGGCAAGGATATTTTCTGTCCTCTCGAAAGTCATGTTTTTCAGTTTATTGGGACTTTTTTTCTTGCAAG GTGTTTTCGATGCCGTGGTTATATCCGAGTACAACCCCGGAGGTCTCCGGGTATCCCGCGGCGCACAGACGGGGCTGTCTCTGGCAGCTGCCGGGGGATCCAAGACCAGATCCAAGCGCTGCACTTGCTATTCCTACAAGGATAAAGAATGCGTCTACTACTGTCATTTGGATATCATCTGGATCAACACACCCGA ACGCCTGGTGCCCTACGGAATGTCGAGCTACCGGGGCCCTCAGCGGATCAGACGCGAGGTCGCGAAAACAACCAAAGACAAGGAGGCGGAGTCTTGGCGCTGCGCCTGTGCCAGGCCTGCTGATCCCGAGTGCCAACGCTTTTGTCAGTCAAG CTCACTGCAGAGAGCACCTGTCCATGGGCTGTACAGAGTCACTGACCCGGAATGA